The Sphingobium amiense nucleotide sequence CCAGGCCCGTGAGCCGGGACGATGGTCGACACGAGGCGCGGGCCGGACGAGATTGCCAGCGACGTAGCGCGGCTTGCGCCGCTGTTCCTGCGACAGGCTGGCGGCCACGTCCTGACGCTGCTCGATCCTGCCGGGATCGTGCTGAGCTATAATGAAGAAGGCGAGCGTGCCGAATGCTGGCCCCTCGATCGCGTCCTGGGACAGCCCCATGACCTGTTCTACCCGCCCGACGAGATTGCGGCCGGCCGCCCGTGCGCAGACCTGGCGGCCGCCCTTCACGAAGGCACGCTGGAGCGCGAAGCGTGGCGGGTCTGCGAGAACGGCGCGGAATATCTCGCGCGCCTGACGATCAGCGCCCTGTTCGAAGGCGACGCACATCGAGGCTTTGCCTGCATCAGTCGCGATGTCACCGACGAGGCGGCGGTCCGGGCGTCAATCGAGACCCGCGAGCAGCATCTCCAGTCGATCCTGGCGACCGTCCCCGATGCGATGATCATCATCGACGAGACCGGCGCCATCACGTCGTTCAGCGCGGCCGCCCAACGCCTGTTCGGCTATTCGGAAACCGAGCTCGTCGGCCGCAACGTCTCCTGCCTGATGCCCCAGCCCGATCGCGACCGGCACGACGAATATATCGCGCATTATCTCCAGACCGGCGAGCGCCGGATCATCGGCCTCGGCCGCGTCGTGGTCGGCCAGCGCCGCGACGGCTCGACCTTCCCGATGCAGCTGTCGGTTGGCGAGGCCGGTGAAGACGGGCAGCGGTTGTTCACCGGCTTCATCCGGGATCTCACCGCCAAGGAGCAGGATGAGCTCAGGCTCAAGGAACTGCAGGCAGAGCTGGTCCATGTCTCCCGGCTGAGCGCGATGGGCACGATGGCCTCGACCCTCGCGCATGAGCTCAACCAGCCGCTTGCCGCGGTCGCGCTCTATCTCGAGACGATCCGCGACATGCTCGACGAGCGGGACGACGAACCCTTCGTGTCGCTACGGTCGGTGATGGATGATGCGGCACAGGAAACGCTGCGGGCCGGCCATATCGTCCGGCGCCTTCGCGATTTCGTCGCCCGCGGCGAGGTCGACAAGAGCCTCCACGAGCTGCCGCAGGTCATCGCCGAGGCGAGCCAGCTCGCGCTGGTCGACGCCCGCGAGCGCGGCATCCGCAGCTTCTTTGCAGTCGATCCCGCCGCGACGCCGGTCCTCGTCGACAGGGTGCAGATCCAGCAGGTGCTGGTCAACCTGATGCGCAATGCCATCGAGGCGATGGCGGCGTGTCCGGTTCGCGACCTCAAGGTGGCGACCAGGTTGCGCCCTGACGGGCTGATCGAGGTGACCGTGGAGGATACCGGCCCCGGCATCGCCGACGAGGTCCGCGAGCAGCTCTTCACGGCGTTCAACTCGACAAAGGCCGACGGCATGGGCCTCGGCCTTTCGATCTGCCGGACCATCATCGAAGCGCATGGGGGCCGTATCTGGATGGAGCGCCCCGACCGCGGCGGCGCGCGCTTTCATTTTACCTTGATCCATGCGCGGGCGGAGGAGGAACATGGGGGATAGACGCGTCATCCATCTGGTCGACGACGAGGAGAGCATCCGCAAGGCGGCGAGCTTTGCGCTCAAGACCGCGGGCTACGACGTCGTGACCTATGCCTCCGGCGTGGAGTTTCTCAAGGAGGCGAAGTCGGCGGCCGTCGGCTGCGTCATCCTCGACGTGCGCATGCCCGAGATGGACGGTCTCGAGGTTCAGGCCGCCATGGCAGCACGCGGGGTCAACATGCCGGTCATCGTCCTGACCGGCCATGGCGACGTGTCGGTTGCGGTGCAGGCCATGAAAGGCGGCGCGGTCGACTTTCTCGAGAAACCCTTCGAGAAAGCCGCCCTGCTCGGCGCCGTCAGCCGCGCGTTCGCGCGTCTCGACGATGTCGACCTTCGTACCCTGGAAACGTCCGAAGCAGGGGTGCGGGTCGCTGCACTGACGCCCCGGGAGCGGGAAGTGCTCGAAAGGCTGGCCAACGGCCTGCCCAACAAGACGATCGCCTATGACCTGGGCTGTTCATCGCGAACGGTCGAGGTCCATCGCGCGAGCCTGATGGCCAAGCTCGAGGTCCGCAATCTGTCCGAAGCCCTGCGGATCGCCTTTGCCGCGGGCATGGGCCGCAAGCCGAAGTGACTGCGACCTCTACGTAGCGACGGGACGAGGCGCGATATGCGATCGATGGTGCAATCGTCACACGGGTGTCCGCTTCTCGCAATGCCATCGGTCCGTTCCACCCAGCATGATGGCAGATACACCATCCTCGTCTCCGACGACGATCCCGGCGTGCGGCGTGGCCTCCAGCTGCTGCTGAGATCGCGCGGCTATGCCGTGTGGGGATATACGACCGGCCGCGCGCTGTTGGCCGACCCCCGCGCGAAGGAGGCGGACTGCGTCATCCTCGACTATCGCATGCCCGACATCGACGGATTCGCGATGCTGCGTCACCTTCGCGAGATCGGATGGTCGGGACGGGCCATCATGATCTCAGGCTTTCACGACACGCTGCTGGCCTCGCGGGCCGCCGAGGCGGGCTTCGATCACGTTCTCGCAAAGCCGTTGATCGGCAGGGCTTTGCTCGATGCGTTGGACCGGCACCGCGCCGAGACGCTTCGAAAGCATTGAACTGTGGCAACCTGCCCCCGGCGGCCTCAGCCCTGCGCGATGTGGACAGCGGTCAGCGACGTCAAAGCCAGTGGTTGCGTTTGAACCGGATGTAGAGTCCGATGCAGACCGCAGCGATGACGCCGAGGATGACGAAATATCCCCACTGCGTCTTCAGTTCGGGCATATTCTCGAAGTTCATCCCGTAGATCCCGGCAATCGCGGTAGGCACCGCGAGGATCGCGGCCCAGGCGGCGAGCTGACGCGTGATCGCACCCTGGCGCTGCTGTTCGAGCAGGTGA carries:
- a CDS encoding response regulator transcription factor, whose amino-acid sequence is MGDRRVIHLVDDEESIRKAASFALKTAGYDVVTYASGVEFLKEAKSAAVGCVILDVRMPEMDGLEVQAAMAARGVNMPVIVLTGHGDVSVAVQAMKGGAVDFLEKPFEKAALLGAVSRAFARLDDVDLRTLETSEAGVRVAALTPREREVLERLANGLPNKTIAYDLGCSSRTVEVHRASLMAKLEVRNLSEALRIAFAAGMGRKPK
- a CDS encoding PAS domain-containing sensor histidine kinase; translation: MVDTRRGPDEIASDVARLAPLFLRQAGGHVLTLLDPAGIVLSYNEEGERAECWPLDRVLGQPHDLFYPPDEIAAGRPCADLAAALHEGTLEREAWRVCENGAEYLARLTISALFEGDAHRGFACISRDVTDEAAVRASIETREQHLQSILATVPDAMIIIDETGAITSFSAAAQRLFGYSETELVGRNVSCLMPQPDRDRHDEYIAHYLQTGERRIIGLGRVVVGQRRDGSTFPMQLSVGEAGEDGQRLFTGFIRDLTAKEQDELRLKELQAELVHVSRLSAMGTMASTLAHELNQPLAAVALYLETIRDMLDERDDEPFVSLRSVMDDAAQETLRAGHIVRRLRDFVARGEVDKSLHELPQVIAEASQLALVDARERGIRSFFAVDPAATPVLVDRVQIQQVLVNLMRNAIEAMAACPVRDLKVATRLRPDGLIEVTVEDTGPGIADEVREQLFTAFNSTKADGMGLGLSICRTIIEAHGGRIWMERPDRGGARFHFTLIHARAEEEHGG
- a CDS encoding response regulator, which produces MPSVRSTQHDGRYTILVSDDDPGVRRGLQLLLRSRGYAVWGYTTGRALLADPRAKEADCVILDYRMPDIDGFAMLRHLREIGWSGRAIMISGFHDTLLASRAAEAGFDHVLAKPLIGRALLDALDRHRAETLRKH